One genomic window of Pseudomonas sp. LFM046 includes the following:
- a CDS encoding cytochrome c biogenesis protein DipZ, with amino-acid sequence MLLVAFLGGVLTLLSPCILPVLPLLLSRAGGPAWSPVMTLAGLASGFAVLASLATVSSEWVVGASQIGRYLALGLLALSALALLSPRVGAWLSRPWVWLGDRLQGDARRLPPALSSWLLGCAAGLLWAPCAGPILGLILSGAMLQGPTANTSLLLFSFGLGSAVALGAVIFLGRGLYQRLRLSLGVVEWLRRGAGVLALLAVVGIATGTSAQLAGASSSRLVTALEHKALEGIPALLEQLVGSARAEGVGQLPDLGAMPSLDGATEWLNGPPLDAESLRGKVVLVDFWTYDCINCRNSLPYVNQWAKRYGDQGLVVIGVHTPEYPFERIISNVRDAIKRLGVQHPVAVDNQYRIWNAFTNQYWPAHYFIDAKGRVRHLHVGEGDYEEQEAIIQALLRERTQAGAGGSQG; translated from the coding sequence ATGCTGCTCGTTGCGTTTCTCGGCGGGGTGCTGACGCTGCTCAGCCCCTGCATCCTTCCTGTATTGCCCCTGTTGCTGTCACGCGCAGGCGGGCCGGCCTGGTCACCGGTGATGACCCTGGCCGGCCTGGCCTCGGGCTTCGCCGTGCTCGCCAGCCTGGCGACCGTGTCCAGCGAGTGGGTGGTGGGGGCCAGCCAGATCGGCCGCTACCTGGCCCTGGGGCTGCTGGCCCTGTCGGCGCTGGCCCTGCTTTCGCCGCGAGTGGGCGCCTGGCTGTCGCGGCCGTGGGTATGGCTGGGTGACCGCCTGCAGGGCGATGCCCGGCGACTGCCCCCGGCGCTCTCGTCCTGGCTGCTGGGCTGCGCTGCCGGCCTGCTGTGGGCGCCCTGTGCCGGTCCCATTCTGGGCCTGATCCTCTCCGGTGCCATGCTGCAAGGGCCGACCGCGAATACCAGCCTGCTGCTGTTCAGCTTCGGATTGGGCAGTGCCGTGGCCCTCGGGGCGGTGATCTTCCTCGGCCGGGGCCTTTACCAGCGCTTGCGGCTGTCCCTCGGTGTAGTGGAATGGCTGCGACGTGGCGCTGGCGTGCTGGCCCTGCTGGCGGTCGTCGGCATCGCCACCGGCACCAGCGCGCAACTGGCCGGGGCGAGCTCTTCCCGGCTGGTCACCGCACTGGAACACAAGGCGCTGGAGGGCATTCCGGCCTTGCTGGAACAACTGGTCGGCAGCGCCCGTGCGGAAGGTGTCGGGCAACTGCCGGACCTGGGCGCGATGCCGTCCCTGGACGGCGCCACGGAATGGCTGAATGGCCCGCCGCTGGATGCGGAGTCGCTGCGCGGCAAGGTGGTGCTGGTGGATTTCTGGACCTATGACTGCATCAATTGCCGGAACAGCCTGCCGTACGTGAACCAGTGGGCGAAGCGCTACGGGGACCAGGGCCTGGTGGTGATTGGCGTGCACACGCCGGAGTACCCCTTCGAGCGGATCATCAGCAACGTCCGCGACGCCATCAAGCGGCTCGGCGTTCAGCATCCGGTGGCTGTCGACAACCAGTACCGCATCTGGAATGCCTTCACCAACCAGTACTGGCCGGCCCATTACTTCATCGACGCCAAGGGGCGTGTGCGCCACTTGCACGTGGGTGAGGGCGACTACGAAGAGCAGGAAGCCATCATCCAGGCGCTGCTGCGGGAACGGACCCAGGCCGGGGCGGGCGGCAGCCAGGGCTGA